A window of Lysobacter terrestris contains these coding sequences:
- a CDS encoding sensor domain-containing protein, which yields MNATVLPTTIPEYLEQLRRSLAGADPALVQDALYDAEEYLRSELAENPGKSEAEVIAAVAGSYGAPDEVADIYRDTEVKVQSALRTPPSRPAAPNRSWAARFFGVIAEPRTYASLFYMLLALATGIFYFTWVVTGVSLSAGLAVLIIGIPFLILYFGSIRVLSLVEGRLVEVMLGERMPRRPLYSERGKPLLERIKELFTDPRIWATQLYFLLMLPLGIAYFTVVVTLLALSLSFLVAPVLVWFGVGDAGVWIDGVQIADWSTWQLPLLFVAGGLLLFATLHLARGIGYLHGQLAKHMLVKSAQVA from the coding sequence ATGAACGCCACCGTCCTGCCGACCACCATTCCCGAATACCTCGAGCAGCTGCGGCGCTCGCTGGCCGGCGCCGATCCGGCGCTGGTGCAGGACGCCCTGTACGACGCCGAGGAATACCTGCGTTCGGAACTCGCCGAGAACCCCGGCAAGTCCGAGGCCGAGGTGATCGCCGCCGTCGCCGGCAGCTACGGCGCGCCGGACGAGGTCGCCGACATCTACCGCGACACCGAAGTGAAGGTGCAGAGCGCGCTGCGCACCCCGCCGTCGCGTCCGGCCGCACCGAACCGCTCGTGGGCGGCGCGCTTCTTCGGCGTCATCGCCGAGCCGCGCACGTACGCGTCGCTGTTCTACATGCTGCTGGCGCTGGCTACGGGCATCTTCTACTTCACCTGGGTGGTGACCGGCGTGTCGCTGTCGGCCGGCCTGGCGGTGCTGATCATCGGCATTCCGTTCCTGATCCTGTACTTCGGTTCGATCCGCGTGCTGTCGCTGGTCGAAGGCCGCCTCGTCGAGGTGATGCTCGGCGAACGCATGCCGCGTCGACCGCTGTACAGCGAACGCGGCAAGCCGCTGCTGGAACGGATCAAGGAGCTGTTCACCGATCCGCGCATCTGGGCGACGCAGCTGTACTTCCTGCTGATGCTGCCGCTGGGCATCGCCTACTTCACCGTGGTGGTGACGCTGCTGGCGCTGTCGCTGTCGTTCCTGGTCGCGCCGGTGCTGGTGTGGTTCGGCGTCGGCGATGCCGGCGTGTGGATCGACGGCGTGCAGATCGCGGACTGGAGCACCTGGCAGCTGCCGCTGCTGTTCGTCGCCGGTGGCCTGCTGCTGTTCGCCACCCTGCACCTGGCCCGCGGCATCGGCTACCTGCACGGCCAGCTGGCCAAGCACATGCTGGTGAAGTCGGCGCAGGTGGCGTGA
- a CDS encoding class I SAM-dependent DNA methyltransferase has protein sequence MSKRYDQHYFDTWYRQRGIGDRARLARKVAMAVATAEYHLERPLRTVLDIGCGEGVWRAPLLKLRPNAKYLGFDSSEYAIRRFGARRNLHLAAFGDFAMLRPCPPVDLLVCSDVMHYLDARELDRGLPGLAELCGGVAFLETFTREDGAEGDEHDFRNRPAAFYRQRFEKLGLQRIGSHLWLSPALRDHATALEAG, from the coding sequence ATGAGCAAACGCTACGACCAGCACTACTTCGACACCTGGTACCGCCAGCGCGGCATCGGCGATCGCGCGCGCCTGGCGCGCAAGGTCGCGATGGCGGTGGCGACCGCCGAGTACCACCTCGAACGCCCGCTGCGCACTGTGCTCGACATCGGTTGCGGCGAAGGCGTGTGGCGCGCGCCGTTGCTGAAGTTGCGCCCGAATGCGAAGTACCTGGGCTTCGACAGCAGCGAATACGCGATCCGCCGCTTCGGCGCGCGCCGCAACCTCCACCTGGCCGCGTTCGGCGACTTCGCCATGCTGCGCCCGTGCCCGCCCGTCGACCTGCTGGTGTGCAGCGACGTGATGCATTACCTGGATGCGCGCGAACTCGATCGCGGCCTGCCCGGCCTGGCCGAACTCTGCGGCGGCGTGGCGTTCCTGGAAACCTTCACCCGCGAAGACGGCGCCGAAGGCGACGAGCACGATTTCCGCAACCGGCCGGCGGCGTTCTACCGCCAGCGGTTCGAGAAGTTGGGCCTGCAGCGGATCGGTTCGCACCTGTGGCTGTCGCCTGCCTTGCGCGACCACGCCACCGCACTGGAAGCGGGCTGA
- a CDS encoding polyhydroxyalkanoate depolymerase, which translates to MLLYHLHELGRAWMQPWNYWAEANARMFGAQGSWLSSLPGASRVSAGYELMYRIGKDYEKPEFGIHAIEKDGKSYPVVEREVLKKPFCRLLRFKRFADDAEAITEFKDDPSVLVVAPLSGHHATLLRDTVKTLLQDHKVYVTDWVDARMVPLADGAFHLDDYVAYIEEFIRTIGADNLHVISVCQPTVPTLAAVSLMAARGEKTPRSLVMFGGPIDTRQNPTKVNDLATEKPLWWFEANLVHAVPPNYPGHDRRVYPGFLQHGGFVAMNPERHFQSHWDFYQDLVKGDLEDADAHRRFYDEYNAVLDMPAEYYLETVDVVFQRHLLPKGEWVVRGEAVNPGAITDTAVLTIEGELDDISGQGQTRAAHALCTGIPQDDHRHLTIEGAGHYGIFSGRRWRTQVYPQVRDFIARYSGQ; encoded by the coding sequence ATGCTGCTTTATCACCTGCACGAACTCGGCCGCGCCTGGATGCAGCCGTGGAACTACTGGGCCGAGGCCAATGCACGCATGTTCGGCGCGCAGGGCAGCTGGCTGTCGTCGTTGCCGGGCGCCTCGCGCGTGTCCGCCGGCTACGAACTGATGTACCGCATCGGCAAGGACTACGAGAAGCCCGAGTTCGGCATCCACGCGATCGAGAAGGACGGCAAGAGCTATCCGGTGGTCGAGCGCGAGGTGCTGAAGAAGCCGTTCTGCCGCCTGCTGCGCTTCAAGCGCTTCGCCGACGACGCCGAAGCCATCACCGAGTTCAAGGACGACCCGTCCGTGCTGGTGGTCGCGCCGCTGTCGGGCCACCACGCCACGCTGCTGCGCGACACGGTGAAGACGCTGCTGCAGGACCACAAGGTCTACGTCACCGACTGGGTCGACGCACGCATGGTTCCGCTCGCGGACGGCGCCTTCCACCTCGACGACTACGTGGCGTACATCGAGGAATTCATCCGCACCATCGGCGCCGACAACCTGCACGTGATCAGCGTGTGCCAGCCGACCGTGCCGACGCTGGCCGCGGTCTCGCTGATGGCCGCGCGCGGCGAGAAGACGCCGCGTTCGCTGGTGATGTTCGGCGGCCCGATCGACACGCGCCAGAACCCGACCAAGGTCAACGACCTGGCGACGGAAAAGCCGCTGTGGTGGTTCGAGGCCAACCTCGTGCACGCGGTGCCGCCGAACTACCCGGGCCACGACCGCCGCGTCTATCCCGGCTTCCTGCAGCACGGCGGTTTCGTCGCGATGAATCCGGAGCGCCACTTCCAGTCGCACTGGGATTTCTACCAGGACCTGGTGAAGGGCGACCTCGAGGACGCCGACGCGCACCGCCGTTTCTACGACGAATACAACGCGGTGCTCGACATGCCGGCCGAGTACTACCTGGAAACGGTCGACGTGGTGTTCCAGCGCCACCTGCTGCCCAAGGGCGAGTGGGTGGTGCGCGGCGAAGCGGTGAACCCCGGCGCCATCACCGATACCGCGGTGCTGACGATCGAAGGCGAACTCGACGACATCTCCGGCCAGGGCCAGACGCGCGCCGCGCACGCGCTGTGCACCGGAATCCCGCAGGACGACCACCGCCACCTCACCATCGAAGGCGCCGGCCATTACGGCATCTTCAGCGGCCGCCGCTGGCGCACGCAGGTGTATCCGCAGGTGCGCGACTTCATCGCCCGCTACTCGGGCCAGTGA
- a CDS encoding DUF885 domain-containing protein produces MSETTMRLRPIPTAITLALLLATSACQKQETGTSTATPATTQAATAEADAKFADISKRWLDGWLEQQPVSATQTGKHDFDDRIEDLSAAGRQKFVDFSKAALAEVDALDASKLSRENQVDLAILRNQIRYDIWQLDTLQSWAWDPQIYNGLAGGALYTLMAREFAPLPQRLKSATARMEKIPALLAQMRENLDPARVPKIHAETVAKQNAGLNSIVDSMILPHADQLAGEDRKRLEAAAAALKQAVAENQAWLDKTLVPNAKGDFRIGQKLYDEKLAFALNSPLTRQEIRTRAEAAIKQTRAEMYDIARKVLAGKPNAPQAMPDAPSDEQQQKTIEAALELAYADRPARDKVVDVAKQSTAEATAFVKEKQLVSAPDSPVQIILMPEFQRGVSVAYCDSPGPLDKGLDTFYAVSPIPDDWTKEQVDSFLREYNTRSIHELSIHEAMPGHYLQLWHSNKYPSTLRAVLGSGSFIEGWAMYAEKVMDDANYMDGDPLMKLVQRKWALRAFANAILDQAIHVEGMSRDDAMKLMTVTTFQQEREAAGKWVRAELTSAQLPTYFVGYSEHMDLRGEVQKREGDKFNIKAYHDKLLSFGSPPVRFARQLMLDEPIK; encoded by the coding sequence ATGTCCGAGACCACCATGCGCCTGCGTCCGATCCCGACCGCGATCACCCTCGCCCTGCTGCTTGCCACCTCCGCCTGCCAGAAGCAGGAAACCGGTACGTCGACGGCAACACCCGCGACCACCCAGGCGGCCACCGCCGAGGCCGACGCGAAGTTCGCCGACATCTCCAAGCGCTGGCTCGACGGCTGGCTGGAACAGCAGCCGGTCAGCGCCACGCAGACCGGCAAGCACGACTTCGACGACCGCATCGAGGACCTCAGCGCCGCCGGGCGGCAGAAGTTCGTCGACTTCAGCAAGGCGGCATTGGCCGAAGTCGACGCGCTCGATGCCAGCAAGCTGTCGCGCGAGAACCAGGTCGACCTCGCCATCCTGCGCAACCAGATCCGCTACGACATCTGGCAGCTGGACACGCTGCAGAGCTGGGCGTGGGATCCGCAGATCTACAACGGCCTCGCCGGCGGCGCGCTGTACACGCTGATGGCGCGCGAATTCGCGCCGCTGCCGCAGCGCCTGAAGTCGGCGACCGCGCGCATGGAGAAGATCCCGGCGCTGCTGGCGCAGATGCGCGAGAACCTCGATCCCGCGCGCGTGCCGAAGATCCACGCCGAAACGGTCGCCAAGCAGAACGCCGGCCTCAACAGCATCGTCGACAGCATGATCCTGCCGCACGCCGACCAGCTCGCGGGCGAGGATCGCAAGCGCCTGGAAGCCGCCGCCGCCGCGCTGAAGCAGGCCGTGGCCGAGAACCAGGCATGGCTCGACAAGACCCTGGTGCCGAACGCCAAGGGCGACTTCCGCATCGGCCAGAAGCTCTACGACGAGAAGCTCGCCTTCGCGCTGAACTCGCCGCTCACCCGCCAGGAAATCCGCACCCGCGCCGAAGCCGCGATCAAGCAGACCCGCGCGGAGATGTACGACATCGCGCGCAAGGTCCTGGCCGGCAAGCCCAACGCGCCGCAGGCCATGCCCGACGCGCCCAGCGACGAACAGCAGCAGAAGACGATCGAGGCCGCGCTCGAGCTCGCGTACGCCGATCGCCCGGCGCGCGACAAGGTCGTCGACGTGGCCAAGCAGTCCACCGCCGAGGCCACCGCGTTCGTGAAGGAGAAGCAGCTGGTGTCCGCACCGGATTCGCCGGTGCAGATCATCCTGATGCCGGAATTCCAGCGCGGCGTGTCGGTGGCGTACTGCGACTCGCCCGGCCCGCTCGACAAGGGCCTGGACACCTTCTACGCGGTCTCGCCGATTCCGGACGACTGGACCAAGGAACAGGTCGATTCCTTCCTGCGCGAATACAACACCCGCTCGATCCACGAGCTGAGCATCCACGAAGCGATGCCGGGCCATTACCTGCAGCTGTGGCATTCCAACAAGTACCCGTCGACGCTGCGCGCGGTGCTGGGCTCGGGTTCCTTCATCGAAGGTTGGGCGATGTACGCGGAGAAGGTCATGGACGACGCCAACTACATGGACGGCGATCCGCTGATGAAGCTTGTCCAGCGCAAGTGGGCGCTGCGCGCGTTCGCCAACGCGATCCTCGACCAGGCGATCCACGTCGAAGGCATGAGCCGCGACGACGCGATGAAGCTGATGACCGTCACCACTTTCCAGCAGGAGCGCGAAGCGGCCGGCAAGTGGGTGCGCGCGGAGCTGACCTCGGCGCAGCTGCCGACCTACTTCGTCGGCTACAGCGAGCACATGGACCTGCGTGGCGAAGTGCAGAAGCGCGAGGGCGACAAGTTCAACATCAAGGCCTACCACGACAAGCTGCTGTCGTTCGGTTCGCCGCCGGTGCGCTTCGCGCGCCAGCTGATGCTGGACGAACCGATCAAGTGA
- a CDS encoding CopD family protein, translating to MQAYFWTKTAHLVFVMAWMGGVFYLPRILVNLAEAGSDDSVEGRAVRARLVLMGKRLYRFGHIMFGLAFVLGLTLWLHFKVSGGWLHAKLGLVAVMLAYYIVAGRWLKGVEAGRALPSSRTLRWFNELPVLLLVAIVYLVIAKPF from the coding sequence ATGCAAGCCTATTTCTGGACCAAGACCGCCCACCTCGTGTTCGTCATGGCCTGGATGGGCGGGGTGTTCTACCTGCCGCGGATCCTGGTCAACCTCGCCGAGGCCGGCAGCGACGACAGCGTCGAAGGCCGCGCGGTGCGCGCGCGCCTGGTGCTGATGGGCAAGCGCCTGTACCGCTTCGGGCACATCATGTTCGGGCTGGCCTTCGTGCTCGGGCTCACGCTGTGGCTGCACTTCAAGGTCAGTGGCGGCTGGCTGCACGCGAAGCTCGGCCTGGTCGCGGTGATGCTCGCGTACTACATCGTCGCCGGTCGCTGGTTGAAGGGCGTCGAAGCGGGCCGCGCGCTGCCGTCGTCGCGCACGCTGCGCTGGTTCAACGAGCTGCCGGTGCTGCTGTTGGTGGCGATCGTGTACCTGGTGATCGCCAAGCCGTTCTGA
- a CDS encoding DUF72 domain-containing protein: MTRTKPALAPFPDATPAIDGIRVGIGGWNFVPWRNNFYPAGLVQRRELEYASRQLSAIEINGTYYGAQKPSVYAKWAAETPEGFVFSLKAPMRIMQSRVLANTGTQVDDFLGGVASLGDRLGPVVWQFDIGRKLEREDFAAFLNLLPEEVDGRRLRHVLDVRDSAFVDARFIAMMRERNLGTVFTDSRDYPSFADLTTDFVYARLMRSRSEIESGYALQELEHWAQRARQWAHGRHPDDLPHISANGAPPAERRDVYVFFISAAKERNPAAAMALIRQLQAT, from the coding sequence ATGACCCGGACGAAGCCAGCACTGGCCCCCTTCCCGGACGCGACACCGGCGATCGACGGCATCCGCGTGGGCATCGGCGGCTGGAACTTCGTGCCCTGGCGCAACAACTTCTATCCCGCCGGCCTGGTGCAGCGGCGCGAGCTGGAATACGCCTCGCGCCAGCTCAGCGCGATCGAGATCAACGGCACCTACTACGGCGCGCAGAAGCCGTCCGTGTATGCGAAGTGGGCGGCGGAAACGCCGGAAGGCTTCGTGTTCTCGCTGAAGGCGCCGATGCGGATCATGCAGTCGCGCGTGCTGGCGAATACCGGCACGCAGGTCGACGACTTCCTCGGCGGCGTCGCGTCGCTCGGCGACCGTCTGGGCCCGGTGGTGTGGCAGTTCGACATCGGCCGCAAGCTCGAACGCGAGGACTTTGCCGCCTTCCTGAACCTGCTGCCCGAGGAAGTCGACGGCCGCCGCCTGCGCCACGTGCTCGACGTGCGCGACTCGGCCTTCGTCGACGCGCGCTTCATCGCGATGATGCGCGAGCGCAACCTGGGCACGGTGTTCACCGATTCGCGCGACTATCCCTCGTTCGCCGACCTCACCACCGACTTCGTGTACGCGCGGCTGATGCGCTCGCGCAGCGAGATCGAAAGCGGTTACGCCCTGCAGGAACTCGAACACTGGGCGCAGCGCGCGCGGCAATGGGCGCACGGCCGCCATCCCGACGACCTGCCGCATATCTCCGCCAACGGCGCGCCACCGGCGGAACGCCGCGACGTCTACGTGTTCTTCATCAGCGCGGCGAAGGAGCGCAACCCGGCCGCGGCAATGGCGCTGATCCGGCAGTTGCAGGCAACGTAG
- a CDS encoding antibiotic biosynthesis monooxygenase family protein, with protein MIARLWHGTTRLDRADAYAAFLGERAMPDYRGTPGNLGAQVLRRDEGGVAHFVTVSYWEDEAAIRAFAGDDLLQAKYYPEDEGFLLEFEPRVMHYDVRSAG; from the coding sequence ATGATCGCCCGACTCTGGCATGGCACCACCCGGCTCGATCGCGCCGACGCCTACGCGGCGTTCCTCGGTGAACGCGCGATGCCCGACTACCGCGGCACGCCCGGCAACCTCGGCGCGCAGGTCCTGCGCCGCGACGAAGGCGGGGTCGCCCACTTCGTCACCGTGAGCTACTGGGAAGACGAGGCCGCGATCCGCGCGTTCGCCGGCGACGACCTGCTGCAGGCGAAGTACTACCCGGAGGACGAGGGCTTCCTGCTCGAATTCGAGCCGCGGGTGATGCATTACGACGTGCGCTCGGCGGGGTGA
- a CDS encoding PadR family transcriptional regulator, producing MTPVPIDVLDSHLRKFQKELSAGTVSLALLAVLGTAAEPMYGYQIAKRLEQEGEGVLSGKQSALYPVLRNLEGGGLLDSFVEPSVAGPPRRYYRITEAGREALTGWSAAWRATRDSVDAVLGDTK from the coding sequence ATGACCCCCGTTCCCATCGACGTGCTCGACAGCCACCTGCGCAAGTTCCAGAAGGAACTCAGCGCCGGCACCGTCTCGCTGGCGCTCCTGGCCGTGCTCGGGACCGCCGCCGAACCGATGTACGGCTACCAGATCGCCAAGCGCCTGGAGCAGGAAGGCGAGGGCGTGCTCAGCGGCAAGCAGAGCGCGCTGTACCCGGTGCTGCGCAACCTGGAGGGCGGCGGGCTGCTGGACAGCTTCGTCGAGCCCTCGGTCGCCGGCCCGCCACGCCGCTATTACCGAATTACCGAAGCCGGGCGCGAAGCCCTGACGGGTTGGTCCGCCGCCTGGCGCGCCACCCGCGATTCCGTTGACGCCGTACTTGGGGATACCAAATGA
- a CDS encoding peptidylprolyl isomerase, translating into MHCNRAALLSVAIVIGLACTSHVDARSKKPAAKASTQKTATKPAAKPATRTDAATAKPKSTQEILDATTPADWRRLDPANTLYVDLAAGRVVIELAPGFAPEHAANIRTLAKEGYWNGLSINRSQDNFVVQWGDAAEGEKQKKPLGGAKAKLPAEFERAGKGVKFTRLTDADGWAPQVGFADGFPAARDPQAGKAWLAHCYGAVGAGRDVAADSSNGTELYVVTGQSPRQLDRNITVVGRVVQGMEFLSVLPRGTGALGFYEKPEQRTAIKALRLASEVPENDRVPLELLRTDTPAFTQLVEARRNRRDEWYKRPAGHIDLCNVPLPVRTPKS; encoded by the coding sequence ATGCACTGCAATCGCGCCGCCCTGCTTTCCGTCGCAATCGTGATCGGCCTGGCGTGCACCTCGCACGTCGATGCCAGGAGCAAGAAGCCTGCAGCCAAGGCATCCACGCAGAAGACCGCGACGAAGCCTGCCGCGAAGCCGGCCACCAGGACCGATGCCGCCACCGCCAAGCCGAAGTCGACGCAGGAAATCCTCGACGCGACCACGCCCGCCGACTGGCGCCGGCTCGATCCGGCCAACACCCTCTACGTCGACCTCGCCGCCGGACGCGTGGTGATCGAACTGGCGCCCGGCTTCGCGCCGGAGCACGCCGCCAACATCCGCACGCTGGCGAAGGAAGGCTACTGGAACGGCCTGAGCATCAACCGCTCGCAGGACAACTTCGTCGTGCAGTGGGGCGATGCCGCCGAAGGCGAGAAGCAGAAGAAGCCGCTCGGCGGCGCGAAGGCGAAGCTGCCCGCGGAATTCGAACGCGCGGGCAAGGGCGTGAAGTTCACCCGCCTGACCGACGCGGACGGCTGGGCGCCGCAGGTTGGTTTCGCCGACGGCTTCCCTGCCGCGCGCGATCCGCAGGCCGGCAAGGCCTGGCTGGCGCACTGCTACGGCGCCGTCGGCGCGGGCCGCGATGTCGCCGCCGATTCCAGCAACGGCACCGAGCTGTACGTGGTCACCGGGCAATCGCCGCGCCAGCTCGACCGCAACATCACCGTCGTCGGCCGTGTCGTGCAGGGCATGGAATTCCTGTCGGTGCTGCCGCGCGGTACCGGTGCGCTCGGCTTCTACGAGAAGCCCGAACAGCGCACCGCGATCAAGGCGCTGCGCCTGGCGTCGGAAGTGCCCGAGAACGATCGCGTGCCGCTGGAACTGCTGCGCACCGACACGCCGGCGTTCACCCAGCTGGTGGAAGCGCGCCGCAACCGCCGCGACGAGTGGTACAAGCGCCCGGCCGGGCACATCGACTTGTGCAACGTGCCGCTGCCGGTGCGCACGCCCAAGTCGTGA
- a CDS encoding amidohydrolase family protein, with product MNPRALAAFAATLLLAACAHRQAVPVDLLIDNATVVDLHDGRLLEHRHIAVRDHRVVAVADAREARRFRAARSVDASGTYAIPGLWDMHVHFGGGEALIEENRDLLPLYVAHGVTTVRDAAGDLSPQVLQWREQVRNGELQGPTIYTSGPKIEGKGSIWPGDLEVANETELRAAFDQLQAMHVDFVKITESALSPQLFKAALAEAERRGMKTSAHVPMSLMLDEVSAAGLDSIEHMGYALKAGSTRERAIADASAAGTLSYRDALVQAADTFDRDTALAAYRKLAARGTAITPTLYGSRVTAYLDQDDHHGDDYLHYIGPGLKATYDWRVQRAAKDDAAAIAARHRVYEKSAALLPLLQEAGVSILAGTDAGFLNSYDYPGIGLHDELREYVRYGLTPLQALQSATLRNAAFLGHDGDSAGIAAGKVADIVLLDRNPLQDIDATRAIRAVVLKGDYLDRDALDAMLATVRARVDAREAGAR from the coding sequence ATGAACCCACGCGCGCTTGCCGCCTTCGCCGCCACCCTGCTGCTCGCCGCGTGCGCGCACCGCCAGGCCGTGCCCGTCGACCTGTTGATCGACAACGCCACCGTCGTCGATCTGCACGACGGCCGCCTGCTCGAACACCGCCACATCGCCGTGCGCGACCACCGCGTCGTGGCCGTCGCCGACGCGCGCGAGGCACGCAGGTTCCGCGCCGCGCGCAGCGTCGATGCCAGCGGCACGTACGCCATCCCGGGGCTGTGGGACATGCACGTGCACTTCGGCGGCGGCGAGGCCCTGATCGAGGAGAACCGCGACCTGCTGCCGCTGTACGTTGCTCACGGCGTGACCACGGTGCGCGACGCCGCCGGCGACCTCAGCCCGCAGGTGCTGCAATGGCGCGAACAGGTCCGCAACGGCGAACTGCAGGGCCCGACGATCTACACCTCCGGCCCCAAGATCGAAGGCAAGGGTTCGATCTGGCCGGGCGACCTCGAAGTGGCGAACGAAACCGAACTGCGCGCCGCCTTCGACCAGTTGCAGGCGATGCACGTCGACTTCGTCAAGATCACCGAAAGTGCGCTGTCGCCGCAGCTATTCAAGGCCGCGCTCGCCGAAGCCGAGCGCCGCGGCATGAAGACCTCCGCGCACGTGCCGATGTCGCTGATGCTCGATGAGGTCAGCGCCGCCGGCCTGGATTCGATCGAACACATGGGCTACGCACTCAAGGCCGGCTCGACCCGCGAGCGCGCGATCGCCGACGCTTCGGCAGCGGGCACGCTGTCCTACCGCGACGCGCTGGTGCAGGCGGCCGACACCTTCGACCGCGACACCGCGCTGGCCGCGTACCGCAAGCTGGCCGCGCGCGGCACCGCGATCACCCCGACCCTGTACGGCAGCCGCGTGACCGCCTACCTCGACCAGGACGACCACCACGGCGACGATTACCTGCACTACATCGGCCCCGGCCTGAAGGCGACGTACGACTGGCGCGTGCAGCGCGCGGCCAAGGACGACGCCGCGGCCATCGCCGCGCGCCACCGCGTCTACGAGAAGAGCGCCGCGCTGCTGCCGCTGCTGCAGGAAGCCGGCGTGTCCATCCTCGCCGGCACCGACGCGGGCTTCCTCAATTCCTACGACTACCCCGGCATCGGCCTGCACGACGAACTGCGCGAATACGTGCGTTACGGCCTGACCCCGCTGCAGGCGCTGCAGTCGGCAACGCTGCGCAACGCCGCCTTCCTCGGCCACGATGGCGATTCGGCCGGCATCGCCGCGGGCAAGGTGGCCGATATCGTCCTGCTCGACCGTAATCCCTTGCAGGACATCGACGCCACCCGGGCCATCCGCGCGGTCGTGCTCAAGGGCGATTACCTCGACCGCGACGCGCTGGATGCCATGCTGGCGACCGTGCGCGCCAGGGTGGACGCCCGCGAAGCAGGAGCCCGCTAG